From Maritimibacter sp. DP1N21-5, a single genomic window includes:
- a CDS encoding VOC family protein has translation MAITGVNHITLAVTDLDRSVAFYRDRLGLRLRAVWSEGAYLTSGALWLCLSLAPRVDVRGDYSHIAFDVSEQDFPLLVERLGVDATLWQDNVSEGASTYLLDPDGHKLELHVGGIDARLDHYRKHPEKGVTVLD, from the coding sequence ATGGCGATCACCGGCGTCAACCATATCACCCTTGCCGTTACCGACCTCGACCGGTCGGTGGCGTTCTATCGCGATCGGCTTGGATTGCGGCTGCGGGCGGTCTGGTCCGAAGGGGCCTATCTCACCTCCGGCGCGCTCTGGCTTTGTCTGAGTCTAGCGCCCAGGGTGGACGTGCGCGGAGACTATAGCCACATCGCTTTCGACGTGTCCGAGCAAGATTTCCCGCTGCTGGTCGAGAGACTCGGCGTGGATGCAACGCTCTGGCAGGACAACGTCAGCGAAGGGGCGTCGACCTATCTGCTCGATCCGGACGGCCACAAGCTGGAGCTCCACGTCGGCGGGATCGACGCGCGCCTGGACCATTACCGCAAGCATCCCGAAAAGGGCGTCACGGTTCTGGACTGA
- a CDS encoding HupE/UreJ family protein yields the protein MKRILPTLALTLAASPALAHLDPNEHGSVMAGLSHPVFGLDHILAMVAVGLWAVSLGGRAIVALPAAFVGAMILGYFAAVAGVPLPFVEPMILVSVFALGLALAFAFRLPVWAAATAVGFFGLFHGHAHGGELGSAGALAFGIGFAISTALLHAFGVVVAIMAGRALRGANILRGLGVLTALGGLWVVVAG from the coding sequence ATGAAACGCATCCTCCCGACACTCGCCCTCACGCTTGCCGCCTCACCGGCGCTCGCGCATCTCGATCCGAACGAGCACGGATCGGTCATGGCGGGGCTGTCGCACCCGGTCTTCGGACTCGATCATATCCTGGCCATGGTCGCGGTGGGGCTTTGGGCCGTGTCGCTTGGCGGGCGGGCGATCGTGGCGCTACCCGCAGCCTTTGTCGGTGCGATGATCCTGGGATATTTCGCTGCCGTCGCGGGCGTGCCCCTGCCCTTCGTCGAGCCGATGATCCTTGTCTCGGTCTTCGCCCTGGGCCTCGCCCTGGCCTTCGCGTTCCGTCTTCCCGTCTGGGCGGCCGCGACTGCCGTCGGTTTCTTCGGTCTGTTCCACGGCCATGCACATGGCGGCGAGCTTGGGTCCGCGGGCGCCCTTGCCTTCGGGATCGGCTTTGCCATCTCCACCGCGCTCCTTCACGCCTTCGGGGTCGTGGTCGCGATCATGGCAGGACGCGCGCTCCGTGGCGCCAATATCCTCCGGGGGCTGGGCGTGCTGACCGCGCTGGGCGGACTCTGGGTCGTGGTGGCCGGCTGA
- a CDS encoding L-malyl-CoA/beta-methylmalyl-CoA lyase has product MSFRIQPAAPARPNRCQLFGPGSNTKLFAKMAASDADVINLDLEDSVSPSDKDTARANVIEAINTVDWGKKTLSVRINGLDTPYWYRDVVDVLEQGGDRLDQIMIPKVGCAGDIYAVDALVTAIERAKGRTKPINFEVIIESAAGIAHVEEIAAASPRLVAMSLGAADFAASMGMQTTGIGGTQEDYYMLREGQKYWSDPWHWAQTAIVAACRTHGLLPVDGPFGDFSDDDGFIAQSLRSATLGMVGKWAIHPKQIALANQVFTPSEAKVAEAREILAAMEEAKATGAGATVYKGRLVDIASIKQAEVIVKQAELISGA; this is encoded by the coding sequence ATGTCTTTCCGAATCCAGCCCGCCGCTCCGGCCCGTCCGAACCGCTGCCAGCTCTTCGGCCCCGGCTCGAACACCAAGCTCTTCGCGAAAATGGCAGCCTCCGACGCGGATGTGATCAACCTCGATCTGGAGGACTCGGTGTCGCCCTCGGACAAGGACACGGCCCGCGCCAACGTGATCGAGGCGATCAACACCGTGGACTGGGGGAAAAAGACGCTCTCGGTGCGTATCAACGGTCTCGACACCCCCTATTGGTATCGCGACGTGGTCGATGTGCTCGAACAGGGAGGCGACAGGCTTGACCAGATCATGATCCCGAAGGTGGGGTGCGCGGGTGACATCTATGCCGTCGATGCTCTGGTGACGGCGATCGAGCGCGCCAAGGGCCGCACCAAGCCGATCAACTTCGAGGTCATTATCGAAAGCGCGGCAGGCATCGCCCATGTGGAGGAAATCGCGGCGGCCTCGCCCCGGCTGGTCGCCATGTCTCTGGGTGCGGCCGATTTCGCGGCCTCGATGGGCATGCAGACCACCGGGATCGGCGGCACGCAGGAAGACTACTACATGCTCCGCGAGGGCCAGAAGTACTGGTCGGATCCGTGGCACTGGGCGCAGACCGCCATCGTCGCGGCCTGCCGGACGCATGGGCTTCTGCCGGTGGACGGGCCCTTTGGCGATTTCTCGGACGACGACGGCTTTATCGCGCAGTCGCTGCGCTCTGCCACGCTCGGCATGGTCGGGAAATGGGCGATCCACCCGAAACAGATCGCGCTGGCCAACCAGGTCTTCACGCCATCCGAGGCCAAGGTGGCCGAAGCGCGCGAAATCCTCGCCGCGATGGAAGAAGCCAAGGCGACCGGCGCGGGCGCGACGGTCTACAAGGGCCGGCTGGTCGACATCGCGTCGATCAAGCAGGCCGAGGTGATCGTGAAACAGGCGGAACTGATCTCCGGAGCGTAA
- a CDS encoding D-amino-acid transaminase, which yields MSRTVYVNGEYLPEEEAKVSIFDRSFLMADGVYEVTSVLGGKIIDFSGHIARLERSLGELDMQKPAAFDDLLEIHRELVRLNEIDEGMIYLQVSRGSAGDRDFVFPDPEKVKPTLVLFTQNKPGLADSPAAKTGLKVISIEDMRWARRDIKTVQLLYPSMGKMMAKKQGCDDAWLVEDGVVTEGTSNNAYIVKNGTIITRELSTHILHGITRAAVLRFAREAQMTVVERPFTIEEAQDADEAFITSASTFVLPVVEIDGAAIGTGAPGPMAARLREIYLEESRKAGV from the coding sequence ATGAGCCGAACCGTTTACGTCAATGGCGAGTACCTTCCCGAGGAAGAGGCGAAGGTCTCGATCTTCGACCGGTCTTTCCTTATGGCCGATGGCGTCTACGAGGTGACCTCCGTCCTTGGCGGCAAGATCATCGACTTCTCCGGCCACATCGCGCGGCTCGAACGCTCGCTGGGCGAGCTCGACATGCAGAAGCCCGCGGCCTTTGACGACCTGCTCGAGATTCACCGTGAGCTTGTCCGACTGAACGAGATCGACGAAGGCATGATCTATCTTCAGGTCAGCCGCGGCTCCGCCGGCGACCGCGATTTCGTGTTCCCAGACCCGGAGAAAGTGAAGCCGACGCTGGTGCTCTTCACCCAGAACAAACCCGGCCTCGCCGACAGTCCGGCGGCCAAGACGGGCCTCAAGGTCATTTCCATCGAGGACATGCGCTGGGCGCGCCGCGACATCAAGACGGTCCAGCTTCTCTACCCCTCCATGGGCAAGATGATGGCCAAGAAGCAGGGCTGCGACGATGCCTGGCTGGTCGAGGACGGCGTGGTGACCGAAGGCACCTCGAACAACGCCTATATCGTCAAGAACGGCACGATCATCACGCGGGAACTGTCCACACATATCCTGCATGGGATCACCCGCGCCGCCGTGCTCCGCTTCGCCAGGGAAGCGCAGATGACGGTGGTGGAACGGCCCTTCACTATCGAAGAGGCACAGGACGCCGACGAGGCCTTCATCACCTCGGCATCCACCTTCGTGCTGCCGGTGGTCGAGATCGACGGTGCTGCGATCGGCACCGGGGCACCGGGCCCCATGGCGGCCCGTCTGCGCGAGATTTACCTCGAAGAAAGCCGCAAAGCCGGGGTCTGA
- the dgcN gene encoding N-acetyltransferase DgcN — MIQTPYLLFLGDAPDGLAAKVAQGIKDWRPDNAVGQFRMEGCKADMKLPDMTLDEAKAAGAKTLVIGVANRGGVISQAWKRVLIDALEAGFDIASGLHNLLRDEADLVEVAKTFGRTLHDVRVPSVKYPIANGEKRRGKRCLAVGTDCSVGKMYTAMAMDAEMKARGLKSSFRATGQTGILITGDGVPLDAVIADFMAGSIEWLTPDNDDDHWDMIEGQGSLFHVSYSGVTLALVHGGQPDALILCHEPTRDHMRGLPSYKLPSLETLRDTALPLARVGNPACEVVGISVNTQHMSEEEAKVYLAKVEAEMGLPATDPYRFGSARLVDALVALG, encoded by the coding sequence ATGATACAGACCCCCTACCTACTTTTTCTCGGCGATGCGCCGGATGGACTCGCCGCCAAGGTCGCGCAGGGCATCAAGGACTGGCGTCCGGACAATGCCGTCGGCCAGTTCCGCATGGAGGGCTGCAAGGCCGACATGAAACTGCCCGACATGACGCTGGACGAGGCGAAAGCCGCCGGAGCGAAGACGCTGGTCATCGGGGTCGCGAACCGGGGCGGCGTGATTTCGCAGGCCTGGAAGCGCGTGCTGATCGACGCGCTGGAAGCGGGCTTCGATATCGCTTCCGGGCTGCACAACCTCCTGCGCGACGAAGCCGACCTTGTGGAGGTCGCCAAGACTTTTGGCCGGACGCTGCACGACGTGCGGGTGCCCTCGGTGAAATATCCGATCGCGAATGGCGAGAAACGGCGCGGCAAGCGTTGTCTCGCCGTGGGCACCGATTGTTCAGTGGGCAAGATGTATACAGCGATGGCAATGGACGCCGAGATGAAGGCGCGCGGCCTCAAGTCGAGTTTCCGCGCCACCGGCCAGACCGGCATCCTCATCACCGGCGACGGCGTGCCACTCGATGCCGTGATCGCGGATTTCATGGCGGGGTCCATCGAGTGGCTCACGCCCGACAACGACGACGACCATTGGGACATGATCGAGGGGCAGGGCTCGCTCTTTCACGTCAGCTATTCCGGCGTGACGCTGGCGCTGGTGCACGGCGGCCAGCCCGATGCACTGATCCTCTGCCATGAACCGACCCGCGACCATATGCGGGGCCTGCCGAGCTACAAGCTGCCGTCGCTCGAGACACTGCGCGACACCGCGCTGCCGCTGGCGCGGGTCGGAAACCCGGCCTGCGAGGTGGTCGGGATCTCGGTCAACACCCAGCACATGAGCGAGGAGGAGGCGAAGGTCTATCTCGCAAAGGTCGAGGCCGAGATGGGCCTGCCCGCGACCGATCCCTACCGCTTTGGCTCGGCCAGGCTGGTAGATGCGCTGGTCGCGCTCGGCTAA
- a CDS encoding cell division protein FtsX, translating into MERFLTPLLALIGGDAQADRVVPPTGFTARLTLFASGAMAFLAVFALALSLATGRLADRWGEALAQSSTIRVSAPDGQVEQQVLAVMSVLETTPGIANARVLTDEEQRALLEPWFGPDLPIDTLPVPKLIEVIEEGEGYDSDGLRQRLAGEAPGAVLDDHTRWREPLVRAASRLRGLGAISIVLIAATTGAMITLAANAALAANAQVIHVLRLVGAMDSYIAGAFVRRFTLRALAGSAIGTLVGTVMILLLPSADVGGGFLTGLGFRGWHWLLPLAIPVLAALVAFAATRRAALVTLRELS; encoded by the coding sequence ATCGAGCGTTTCCTCACCCCGCTGCTCGCGCTCATCGGCGGCGATGCCCAGGCCGACCGGGTCGTGCCGCCCACCGGCTTCACCGCGCGCCTTACGCTCTTCGCCTCGGGTGCGATGGCGTTCCTCGCGGTCTTCGCACTCGCGCTGTCTCTGGCCACCGGGCGGCTTGCCGACCGCTGGGGCGAGGCGCTGGCGCAATCCTCCACCATTCGTGTCTCTGCGCCGGATGGGCAAGTCGAACAACAGGTGCTGGCCGTCATGTCGGTGCTCGAAACCACCCCCGGCATCGCCAATGCCCGTGTGCTGACCGACGAGGAACAGCGCGCGCTCCTCGAGCCCTGGTTCGGGCCCGACCTGCCGATCGACACGTTGCCCGTGCCCAAGCTCATCGAAGTGATCGAAGAGGGGGAGGGCTACGATTCCGACGGGCTGCGTCAGCGGCTTGCCGGTGAAGCGCCCGGCGCGGTGCTGGACGACCATACGCGGTGGCGCGAGCCGCTGGTGCGTGCCGCTTCGCGTCTGCGCGGGCTGGGCGCGATCTCGATCGTCCTCATTGCCGCCACGACGGGGGCCATGATCACGCTCGCGGCCAATGCCGCCCTTGCCGCAAATGCGCAGGTCATCCATGTGCTGCGCCTCGTCGGCGCGATGGACAGCTATATCGCCGGAGCCTTCGTTCGGCGCTTCACGCTGCGCGCGCTCGCGGGGTCGGCCATCGGGACCCTCGTGGGCACGGTAATGATCCTGCTCCTGCCCTCGGCGGACGTCGGAGGTGGTTTCCTGACCGGCCTCGGGTTCCGGGGCTGGCATTGGCTCCTGCCTCTCGCTATTCCGGTCCTCGCCGCGCTGGTCGCTTTCGCCGCGACCCGTCGCGCGGCGCTGGTCACGTTACGGGAATTGTCCTGA
- the dgcA gene encoding N-acetyl-D-Glu racemase DgcA, with protein MHLSVTSESFPLAEVFTISRGSKTHADVLTVRLSDGTHKGWGECVPYKRYGETLDSVTAEIEGLPEEFDRASLMDLLPAGAARNAVDCALWDLEAKRAGKRAWELAGLTKPGPEITAYTLSLGEPDAMEAAARRHAHRPLLKIKLGTPDDMARLEAVRRGAPRSRIIVDANEGWSAEVYADLAPHLVRLGVALVEQPLPASDDEALLGMERPVPVCADESAHDTASLAALKGKYDVVNIKLDKTGGLTEALRLREAALTEGYGIMVGCMVGTSLAMAPAVLVAQGAMVTDLDGPLLLAQDRPEPLQFDEAGVHPSSPSLWG; from the coding sequence ATGCACCTGTCCGTGACGTCCGAGAGTTTTCCCTTGGCCGAGGTCTTTACCATTTCGCGGGGGTCCAAGACCCATGCGGATGTGCTGACCGTGCGGCTGTCGGACGGGACGCACAAGGGCTGGGGCGAATGCGTGCCCTACAAGCGCTATGGCGAGACGCTGGACAGCGTGACGGCGGAGATCGAGGGGCTGCCCGAGGAATTCGACCGGGCGTCGCTGATGGACTTGCTGCCTGCCGGGGCCGCCCGCAACGCCGTGGATTGCGCGCTCTGGGACCTCGAGGCGAAACGCGCCGGCAAGCGGGCGTGGGAACTCGCCGGGCTGACGAAGCCCGGGCCGGAGATCACCGCCTACACCCTGTCCCTGGGCGAGCCTGACGCGATGGAGGCGGCCGCGCGCAGGCACGCCCATCGCCCGCTCCTCAAGATCAAGCTCGGCACGCCCGACGACATGGCACGGCTCGAAGCCGTGCGCCGGGGCGCGCCCAGATCGCGGATCATCGTGGATGCGAACGAAGGCTGGAGCGCGGAGGTCTATGCCGATCTCGCGCCGCATCTGGTGCGTCTCGGCGTGGCGCTGGTGGAACAGCCCCTGCCCGCCTCTGATGACGAGGCGCTCCTCGGAATGGAGCGTCCGGTGCCGGTCTGCGCCGACGAAAGCGCACATGACACTGCGAGCCTTGCCGCGCTCAAGGGCAAATACGACGTGGTCAACATCAAGCTCGACAAAACCGGCGGTCTGACCGAGGCATTGCGCCTGCGCGAGGCGGCGCTGACGGAGGGCTACGGGATCATGGTCGGCTGCATGGTCGGCACGAGCCTCGCCATGGCACCCGCGGTGCTCGTCGCGCAGGGCGCGATGGTGACGGACCTTGACGGGCCGCTTCTGCTGGCCCAAGACCGCCCGGAACCTTTGCAATTCGACGAGGCCGGGGTCCATCCGTCCTCGCCCAGCCTCTGGGGATAG
- a CDS encoding DUF1244 domain-containing protein codes for MDDQTRIELEAAAFRRLRQHLMEDRPEVQNIDLMNLAGFCRNCLSRWYQEAANERGIEMSKDEGREIFYGMPYDDWKASQQTEASPEKQAAFEVAFKENVLKE; via the coding sequence ATGGACGACCAGACCCGCATCGAACTCGAAGCCGCTGCGTTCCGGCGCTTGCGCCAGCACCTCATGGAAGACCGGCCCGAGGTGCAGAACATCGACCTCATGAACCTTGCCGGGTTCTGCCGGAACTGCCTGTCGCGCTGGTATCAGGAAGCCGCGAACGAGCGCGGCATCGAGATGAGCAAGGACGAGGGACGCGAGATTTTCTATGGCATGCCCTATGACGACTGGAAGGCCAGCCAGCAGACCGAAGCCTCGCCCGAGAAACAGGCCGCCTTCGAGGTCGCGTTCAAGGAAAACGTGCTGAAAGAGTGA
- a CDS encoding N-formylglutamate amidohydrolase: MTYHPFHTFGADRTGRWLITCDHAQNFVPEAVAGGDLGIAPEDMARHIAFDPGAAGVSLALGELLDASVVCSNFSRLVIDPNRGEDDPTLVMKLYDGTIIPANRHADAAEVQRRLNLCYRPYHQEVARLAARREDTLYCAVHSFTRQLRGRDPRPWQVGVLFARDERLTAPLIALLEAEGDLCVGANEPYGGHLDGDSVDRHAIRHNRPNVLVEVRNDLIRTEDQQRQWAARLAPLLEEAARLAQV, translated from the coding sequence ATGACCTACCATCCTTTTCATACCTTCGGCGCGGACCGGACCGGTCGCTGGCTGATCACCTGCGACCACGCACAGAATTTCGTGCCCGAAGCCGTGGCGGGGGGCGATCTGGGCATTGCGCCCGAGGATATGGCCCGCCACATCGCTTTCGACCCGGGCGCCGCGGGGGTGTCGCTCGCGCTGGGCGAATTGCTCGACGCCTCGGTTGTCTGCTCGAACTTCTCCCGCCTCGTGATCGACCCGAACCGGGGCGAAGATGATCCGACGCTGGTGATGAAGCTCTATGACGGCACGATCATCCCGGCCAATCGTCATGCCGACGCGGCCGAGGTCCAGCGGCGACTGAACTTGTGCTACCGCCCCTATCATCAGGAAGTCGCGCGTCTCGCGGCGCGGCGCGAGGACACGCTTTACTGCGCCGTCCATTCCTTCACCCGCCAGCTTCGGGGCCGCGATCCAAGACCGTGGCAGGTGGGGGTGCTCTTTGCGCGCGACGAACGCCTCACCGCGCCGCTGATCGCTTTGCTCGAAGCCGAGGGGGATCTTTGCGTCGGCGCGAACGAGCCCTATGGCGGGCATCTGGACGGTGACAGCGTCGACCGTCATGCGATCCGCCACAACCGTCCGAACGTGCTTGTGGAAGTGCGAAACGACCTGATCCGGACCGAGGACCAGCAGCGTCAGTGGGCCGCGCGTCTGGCGCCGCTCCTTGAAGAGGCGGCCCGATTGGCACAAGTCTAG
- a CDS encoding ATP-binding cassette domain-containing protein produces the protein MIEFQEVSYGYRGGGPLLADISLKLAPGSFHFLTGPSGAGKTTLMKLCYGALVPTSGRMMLFDQDVRQMTRDDVAETRRRIGVVHQDVQFLDHLSLAENVALPLMVSGNKADMADLDDLLGWVGLSGQIEALPPELSGGERQRAALARAVIMSPEVILADEPTGNVDWEMSLRLLQLLVELNRMGKTVLIATHDMNLIRQARGQVQARVLRISNNRVQLAGADL, from the coding sequence GTGATCGAGTTTCAGGAAGTCTCCTATGGCTATCGCGGAGGCGGCCCGCTTCTCGCGGATATTTCGCTAAAGCTCGCGCCGGGATCGTTCCATTTTCTCACCGGGCCCTCAGGGGCCGGCAAGACCACGCTGATGAAGCTGTGCTACGGCGCGCTTGTGCCGACGAGCGGGCGGATGATGCTGTTCGATCAGGACGTGCGCCAGATGACGCGCGACGACGTGGCCGAGACGCGCCGCCGGATCGGCGTCGTCCATCAGGACGTGCAGTTTCTCGACCATCTGTCCCTTGCCGAAAACGTTGCGCTGCCGCTCATGGTGTCGGGCAACAAGGCGGATATGGCCGACCTTGACGACCTTCTGGGCTGGGTGGGGCTATCGGGTCAGATCGAGGCGCTTCCCCCCGAACTGTCGGGCGGCGAACGCCAGCGGGCCGCGCTGGCCCGTGCCGTGATCATGTCACCCGAGGTCATCCTGGCCGATGAACCGACGGGCAACGTCGATTGGGAGATGTCGCTCAGGCTTCTCCAGCTCCTGGTCGAACTCAACCGCATGGGCAAGACGGTGCTCATTGCGACCCATGACATGAACCTGATCCGGCAGGCTCGCGGGCAGGTGCAGGCGCGGGTGCTGCGGATCTCCAACAACCGGGTGCAACTGGCGGGGGCGGACCTGTGA
- a CDS encoding OmpA family protein encodes MRVIGAAFVLIVGIGGLALWSAQHQAPRIEDEIRAAAGGVVTGAIHPMAVTVSGRDISLSGTADTPEELGVIKDALDEVDGRRVVDTADVTVLPVAAPYDSAIAKGADGSIAVTGNAPSAALAETLAAQGVPGADTLPLASGAPEGWSGAMLAGHAALAVLDEGSFALAGTSAILSGLAKTPEEAKAAAVALEALPEGFERLVSIDVRDTGQVAFDLRYDAAEGIVVNGAVPETLGVDGLRESLGGLDTGGDVTPTYGTFAGLDARLEALSTVLPDLNWLSLRVENGAMFAEAEAAPGLGPAQVAEALKAALNTQDITVRGGEAPQDGATRTNAATGASEVASAGYWLTLPDLEVSRANCTTKAQTIQAGRTIGFVSGSAQIDAASIAVVNDLAGLLLLCTKGMGMQVQIGGHTDDLGDEMENYRLSIARANAVRDAVVARGVPANKVQAFGYGATEPVADNATDQGRAANRRTTFTWP; translated from the coding sequence ATGCGGGTAATCGGGGCAGCATTCGTGCTGATCGTCGGGATAGGCGGTCTCGCGCTCTGGAGCGCGCAGCATCAGGCACCACGGATCGAGGACGAAATCCGCGCCGCCGCGGGCGGTGTCGTCACGGGTGCCATCCATCCCATGGCGGTCACCGTATCGGGTCGCGACATCTCCCTCTCGGGCACCGCCGATACGCCCGAGGAGCTTGGCGTCATCAAGGACGCGCTGGACGAGGTTGACGGGCGTCGGGTCGTGGACACGGCGGACGTGACAGTGCTTCCTGTCGCCGCGCCCTATGACAGTGCCATCGCCAAGGGGGCGGACGGCAGCATCGCCGTGACCGGAAACGCGCCCAGCGCTGCCCTTGCCGAGACACTCGCGGCACAGGGCGTGCCGGGGGCAGACACCCTTCCGCTTGCCTCCGGTGCGCCGGAGGGTTGGTCGGGAGCGATGCTGGCCGGGCATGCGGCGCTGGCGGTCCTCGACGAGGGGTCTTTCGCGCTGGCCGGGACCTCGGCCATCTTGTCGGGCCTCGCCAAGACCCCGGAAGAGGCGAAAGCCGCCGCCGTCGCGCTCGAGGCGCTGCCGGAAGGTTTCGAGCGGCTTGTGTCGATCGACGTGCGCGACACCGGTCAGGTGGCCTTCGACCTGCGCTATGATGCGGCGGAGGGGATCGTGGTGAACGGCGCGGTGCCCGAGACGCTGGGCGTCGATGGCCTGCGCGAGAGCCTTGGCGGGTTGGACACCGGCGGCGATGTGACGCCGACCTACGGGACGTTTGCCGGGCTCGACGCCCGTCTTGAGGCCCTGTCCACGGTCTTGCCCGACCTGAACTGGCTGTCGTTGCGGGTCGAAAATGGCGCGATGTTCGCCGAAGCCGAGGCCGCGCCCGGACTTGGTCCGGCGCAGGTGGCCGAGGCGTTGAAGGCCGCGCTGAACACGCAGGACATCACGGTCAGGGGCGGCGAGGCCCCCCAGGACGGCGCGACGCGCACCAACGCCGCCACCGGCGCTTCGGAAGTCGCGAGCGCGGGCTACTGGCTCACGCTCCCGGACCTCGAGGTCTCGCGGGCCAATTGCACCACGAAGGCTCAGACCATCCAGGCTGGCCGGACCATCGGCTTCGTCTCGGGGTCCGCGCAGATCGACGCCGCCTCCATCGCTGTCGTGAACGATCTGGCGGGGCTGCTTCTCCTCTGCACAAAGGGCATGGGAATGCAGGTCCAGATCGGCGGACACACCGACGATCTGGGGGACGAGATGGAGAACTACCGCTTGTCCATTGCCCGCGCGAATGCGGTGCGCGACGCAGTGGTCGCGCGCGGTGTGCCTGCGAACAAGGTGCAGGCCTTCGGCTATGGCGCGACCGAGCCGGTGGCCGACAATGCGACAGACCAAGGCCGCGCCGCGAACCGCCGCACGACCTTTACCTGGCCCTGA
- a CDS encoding class III extradiol ring-cleavage dioxygenase: MTRMPTYFISHGGGPWPWIPDMRRGFAKLERSLAAMPDELPEPPKAILMISGHWEADEVRVMHAAKPPMEYDYFGFPPHTYQITYPAPGAPELAERTAELIRDAGFDVTLDETQGFDHGTFVPAYIMYPEAQVPVYQVSLLANYSPEQHFAIGRALAPLRDEGVLIVGSGLSYHNLRNFGPQAKAPSMAFDDWLGKTLDAAPDARTEALVDWETAPYARICHAQEDHLVPLFVALGAAEGATATRTYHEDDIFGGVTASSWRFD; the protein is encoded by the coding sequence ATGACCCGGATGCCCACCTATTTCATTTCCCACGGCGGCGGCCCCTGGCCGTGGATCCCCGACATGCGCCGGGGCTTCGCCAAGCTCGAACGATCACTCGCGGCGATGCCCGACGAACTTCCCGAACCGCCCAAAGCGATTCTCATGATCTCCGGTCATTGGGAAGCCGACGAGGTGCGCGTGATGCATGCCGCGAAGCCGCCGATGGAATACGACTATTTCGGCTTCCCGCCGCACACCTACCAGATCACCTATCCCGCCCCGGGTGCGCCCGAGCTTGCGGAACGGACCGCAGAGCTGATCCGCGACGCCGGGTTCGACGTGACGCTCGACGAGACGCAGGGCTTCGACCACGGCACCTTCGTGCCCGCCTATATCATGTATCCCGAGGCACAGGTCCCGGTCTATCAGGTTTCGCTTCTCGCCAATTACTCGCCCGAGCAGCACTTTGCGATCGGCCGCGCACTTGCACCGCTGCGCGACGAAGGCGTCCTGATCGTCGGGTCGGGGCTGTCCTACCATAATCTGCGCAACTTCGGTCCGCAGGCCAAGGCGCCGTCGATGGCCTTCGACGACTGGCTGGGCAAGACGCTCGATGCGGCACCTGACGCTCGCACCGAGGCGCTCGTGGATTGGGAAACGGCGCCCTACGCACGCATCTGCCACGCGCAGGAGGATCACCTCGTGCCACTCTTCGTGGCGCTCGGCGCGGCCGAGGGTGCGACGGCCACCCGGACCTACCACGAAGACGACATCTTCGGTGGCGTCACGGCCTCGAGCTGGCGGTTTGACTGA
- a CDS encoding zinc-ribbon domain-containing protein yields MRLVCPNCGAQYEVDDRVIPEGGRDVQCSNCGHAWFQRPANWGVGDADDAGSEPAPLPEDDHADYVDADEDDDDLPEDITDEPPHPAPPRRPMSDNVRDILETEAQRELDARSRESVEVQEELGIGAYGDPEAERRRIARERMARMRGIEEGETLEPEVEPEPEPEPEPATLAERRGREVFPDIEEINSTLDGNRGTDHSDPAPTPEISEFAQKGSSGFRRGFSAVLILAALALGLYLLAPRIVDLLPASAGIMAQYVDLVNGFIAWINAMVVDAVARLESAAQAS; encoded by the coding sequence ATGCGGTTGGTATGCCCGAATTGCGGTGCGCAATACGAGGTCGATGATCGCGTGATCCCCGAGGGTGGGCGTGACGTCCAATGCTCGAATTGCGGGCACGCATGGTTCCAGCGCCCGGCGAACTGGGGGGTCGGTGACGCGGACGATGCCGGCTCGGAGCCAGCGCCGCTGCCCGAGGACGATCACGCCGACTATGTCGACGCGGACGAAGACGACGACGATCTGCCAGAAGACATCACCGACGAGCCGCCGCATCCTGCGCCGCCCCGTCGCCCGATGTCGGACAACGTACGCGACATCCTCGAAACCGAAGCCCAGCGCGAGCTGGACGCCCGGTCGCGCGAAAGCGTGGAGGTGCAGGAGGAGCTTGGCATAGGCGCCTACGGCGACCCGGAAGCCGAACGTCGCCGGATCGCGCGTGAACGGATGGCCCGCATGCGCGGCATCGAAGAGGGCGAGACCCTCGAACCCGAGGTCGAGCCGGAACCCGAACCGGAGCCCGAGCCGGCCACGCTGGCCGAACGGCGCGGGCGCGAGGTTTTCCCCGACATCGAAGAGATCAACTCCACCCTCGACGGAAACCGGGGGACCGACCACAGCGACCCGGCGCCCACCCCCGAGATCAGCGAATTTGCCCAGAAGGGGTCGTCCGGCTTCCGGCGCGGTTTCTCAGCCGTCCTGATCCTCGCGGCACTGGCGCTGGGGCTCTACCTGCTCGCGCCGAGGATCGTCGACCTCCTGCCGGCAAGCGCAGGGATCATGGCGCAATATGTCGACCTCGTGAACGGGTTCATCGCCTGGATCAATGCGATGGTGGTCGACGCCGTCGCACGTTTGGAAAGCGCGGCACAGGCCAGTTGA